The stretch of DNA TTGTGCCGCCAAAGGACTTAAAATTTGTGAGTTCAACGCGCTTGATGTGAACCATTATGCTCGGCCTAGCTGTGGCTCTGATATAGTCTGGATTACGTTCTTCACAGGGTAGCACACGAGACCAGGTGATGAACAATGTTTCAACCCCGCAGGTGTCGGTGGGAGATGGTGGCGGCCAGAAATCTCAACTTAGGCTGAAAGCCGCCAAGGACTTAAGTCCCCCTCTTATAACTTAAGTCCTCTTCAGAGGACTGAAAAACTCATTTGCTATTCTAAAAAAGAGCGATCGCTCGAAACTAAGACTGATTAATTTTTTTCTGAAACTGTAAATTACAGCAATAATTCCTCAATTTCCTGCAACACTTCTGCTAAGGTGGGAGCCGAAGAAGAAATAATATTCTCTTCACTTTCATCATGCTTATGGTGAGGTAAATTCGGTAAATTTAACTTAGGTTTATGGTCAGCATTATCATAACGAAAGATTAAACACTTAGACGCATCCATATACTGATAGGAATACATTTTTCTGTCAACCATAATCTCTACATCAACAAACTCGCGAAAATATAAGATTGAACCATCTTTAAAAGTTATTTCACCTCTCACAAAACCTTCAAAATCTGTTCGATATTCAGGGCGGAGCTGAAAATCAATGACTGCGTTACAAGATTCTATTATTTGGCGAAGGTGTTGAAAATAACCTTCGATTAACTTAATCAAAAAACTCTACTCCCTTTAATAAATAGAGTTTGTCCTGCAAAGTAGTTAACATCCGAGATTCACCAATCCACTCATCGAACTCCATATCAAGTCGGTGCTGAATTTCATCATTAGCAAACCTGTTTAAAAATTCAACTGTAGATAGCTCATATTTATTTTCAAATTCTTGTAAACGCTCCAAAGTGCGTTGAATCCCTTTTTCCAGGCTTTCTATTCTCTCCCTCAGCACATCTTGGAATAAATGTCGAACAAATTCTGGTTGTTCGCATTTAATTTTCAGTTCAGCCATCAGCTTAACTCCTTTCAAAACTTATCTAAGTTAAAGCTGAAGTTCCCAATAACGGGAACTTCAGCTTGAAGAAATGTGCCAGGAGTAAAACCTCTTAAAGTTTAGCCCCACACTCAGGACAAAACTTATTATTAGTCACATTCTTAGCACCGCAACTCGGACAGTAAATCAATTCGATCGCGTGTTCTAAACTTTTGCGAACTGGTAAACCAATCATCTGAGCATTGCTCTTTCCTGGTGCTACCATCGGATAACAGTTTTCATCCCTGCTCACCTTCACATCCATTAATACAGGGCCGTTGTGAGCTAGCATTTGGGCGATCGCATCTGCCAATTGATCCCGCTGCGAAACCGCTATCCCCTTCACGCCGTAGGCCGCCGCCAGCATCACAAAATCCGGCATCGACGGCTGCATATTTGACGAAGAATATCGCTCCCCGTAAAACGCCTGCTGCCATTGTCGTACCATTCCCTGCCAGCCATTATTTACGATCACAGTTTTGACAGCAATCCCATACTGTGATAGAGTGCCTAACTCCTGAATATTCATCTGGATGCTGGCATCCCCGGCGATGCAAATCACCTGTTCGTGAGGTAGCGCCATCTTCGCACCCATCGCCGCAGGCATTCCGTAACCCATCGTACCCAACCCCGCACTGGAAATCCAGCGGCGCGGTCCATTATTCAAGAATTGAGCAGACCACATTTGATGTTGGCCTACATCCGTTGTGAAATAAGCATCTGGTGCTTGACGATCCAATTCTACAATCACCTCTTGGGGAGAGATGACATCGGGATAGTGAGGTACTTCTAAAGGATAGTCTTGCTTCCAGCGATTAATCCGTGCCAACCATTCCTGAGTGCGATCGGTGCCGGAGGCATCGCGATTAACTTCTCCTGTTTCCCGACATCGCCGCAGCAAATCAATTAACACATTCCGCACATCGCCTACAATCGGCACTTCTGGCGGGCGATTTTTACCCACCTCAGCGGGGTCAATATCAATGTGAATTACCTTAGCGCGAGAAGCAAATTCATCTAACTTGCCAGTAACGCGATCGTCAAACCGAGCGCCGACAGCAATTAACAAATCGCACTCAGTCACGGCAAAATTAGCATAAGCCGTGCCGTGCATCCCCAACATTTTCAGCGATAGAGGATGCTTTTCATCAAATGCACCCTTACCCATCAGCGTTGTTGTTACTGGAATCTGGAACAATTGAGCTAGTTCTTGAATTTCCGCGTGAGCTCCAGCCGCGATCGCGCCTCCACCCACATATAGCAAAGGCCGTTCCGCTTGGCGGATCAAATTCACCGCCTGATTAATCTGGCGAGGATTCCCCTTCACCGTCGGCCGATATCCCGGAATCCGCACCGCACCCGGTGCTACCGGTATATAATCAAACTCTTCTAAGCCAACATCCTTGGGTACATCGATCAATACCGGCCCTGGCCTTCCCGTAATCGCGATGTGGAAAGCCTCAGCGACAATTTTCGCCATATCTCTAGGATCGCGCACCACATAGGAATGCTTCACAATTGGGAGCGTAATCCCATAAATATCAGTTTCCTGAAAAGCATCAGAACCGATCGCACTGCGAGGTACTTGACCAGTTACGATTACCATCGGGATCGAATCCATCTGAGCCGTCGCGATCGCAGTCACCAAATTAGTAGCGCCGGGGCCGGAAGTCCCAAAGCAAACACCAACCTGTCCCGTAGCGCGAGCATAACCATCCGCCGCGTGCCCGGCACCTTGTTCGTGGCGCACCAAAATATGCTGAATACCGCCCTCCGCTTCAGCGCGGTAAAGTTCATCATAAATCGGCAGAATTGCCCCGCCGGGATAACCAAAAATATGCTTAACACCATGTCGTCTTAAGCTGTCAATCAAAGCAAAACCGCCCGTTGCTCGTTTTGCTGCTACTTTAGTTTTTAGTTGCACTGTTCTCCCTTCCTCAATCTCTCTCTTAAGTATTCAATGAAGCCTGTTATCTTAGTTCTATTTTAATCATCAAGCTAGAAAAGTTTAACCTTAGATATTTTCCACAAAAATTCACAACTGGACACAAGGGATTCAAAACTCCCTTCCCCCTAAACCACATCCTGTAAAACATCACGAGTATTGCGCCAAGCAGCCGCACCCATTAGAGCCACTAAACATCCCAGACCTAAGAGCACCACCCGCAAACCCACATCCTCGGAACCCACAGCTTTACCAACGGCATCCGTTAATGGCCCAGTAATAGCTAGAGGTAGGCTTAAAGCAATGTTAATCGCATTATTTTGAAAGCCAAAAACCTTCCCCCGCATTGATTCTGGAGTTTTTTCCTGAATTAAGGCTTGCATCGGCCCGTTAATCAAAGAAGCACCTAAGCCAAACATAGCGCTGAGGCTCAATCCCAACCACAAATATCTGGTAAAGGCAAACATCCCTAAAACAAAACCCATCATCAAAAAACCAATCAAAGGCAGAGGCTTATGGTGCAAGCGGTCTGAAAAATGGCCCAACAAAC from Kamptonema formosum PCC 6407 encodes:
- a CDS encoding toxin-antitoxin system TumE family protein gives rise to the protein MIKLIEGYFQHLRQIIESCNAVIDFQLRPEYRTDFEGFVRGEITFKDGSILYFREFVDVEIMVDRKMYSYQYMDASKCLIFRYDNADHKPKLNLPNLPHHKHDESEENIISSSAPTLAEVLQEIEELLL
- the ilvB gene encoding biosynthetic-type acetolactate synthase large subunit; the protein is MQLKTKVAAKRATGGFALIDSLRRHGVKHIFGYPGGAILPIYDELYRAEAEGGIQHILVRHEQGAGHAADGYARATGQVGVCFGTSGPGATNLVTAIATAQMDSIPMVIVTGQVPRSAIGSDAFQETDIYGITLPIVKHSYVVRDPRDMAKIVAEAFHIAITGRPGPVLIDVPKDVGLEEFDYIPVAPGAVRIPGYRPTVKGNPRQINQAVNLIRQAERPLLYVGGGAIAAGAHAEIQELAQLFQIPVTTTLMGKGAFDEKHPLSLKMLGMHGTAYANFAVTECDLLIAVGARFDDRVTGKLDEFASRAKVIHIDIDPAEVGKNRPPEVPIVGDVRNVLIDLLRRCRETGEVNRDASGTDRTQEWLARINRWKQDYPLEVPHYPDVISPQEVIVELDRQAPDAYFTTDVGQHQMWSAQFLNNGPRRWISSAGLGTMGYGMPAAMGAKMALPHEQVICIAGDASIQMNIQELGTLSQYGIAVKTVIVNNGWQGMVRQWQQAFYGERYSSSNMQPSMPDFVMLAAAYGVKGIAVSQRDQLADAIAQMLAHNGPVLMDVKVSRDENCYPMVAPGKSNAQMIGLPVRKSLEHAIELIYCPSCGAKNVTNNKFCPECGAKL